The following are encoded in a window of Vigna unguiculata cultivar IT97K-499-35 chromosome 8, ASM411807v1, whole genome shotgun sequence genomic DNA:
- the LOC114195029 gene encoding uncharacterized protein LOC114195029, with protein sequence MPSYARFMKELLTKKRKYIEEETIEVQGNCSAIIQKLLPLKFKDPGSFTIPCTIGELAIGKALIDMEASINLMPLSVMMRIGDLELKPTRMTFQLADRSIKCPMESLRTC encoded by the coding sequence ATGCCTTCATATGCTCGATTCATGAAGGAGTTGCTcacaaagaaaaggaagtaCATTGAAGAAGAGACCATCGAAGTCCAGGGAAATTGTAGTGCCATCATCCAAAAGTTGCTTCCACTAAAGTTCAAAGATCCCGGTAGTTTCACTATTCCTTGCACTATTGGCGAGTTGGCTATTGGGAAAGCACTAATCGATATGGAAGCAAGCATAAACTTGATGCCTCTTTCTGTGATGATGAGGATTGGAGATTTGGAATTGAAGCCCACAAGAATGACATTCCAGTTAGCAGATAGGTCTATCAAGTGCCCTATGGAGTCATTAAGGACGTGCTAG
- the LOC114195028 gene encoding uncharacterized protein LOC114195028: MGQAGPSNRPPPQQFQQHPSLADRTSKIEDTLNQFMQVSISNHKSTEATIRNLEVQMGQIGKRMEEKSDTNFAANTEVNPKEHVKAITTRSGKVLEERKEKRDDEKREESGELHERKEESIEEDEENVEGGHKEMGEREKNKGKSVEKPLPYPKIHSRKEKEKQFGRFLDIFKKLEINIPFSEAL; encoded by the coding sequence ATGGGACAAGCAGGACCCTCAAATAGACCACCACCTCAACAATTTCAACAACATCCCTCTTTGGCAGATAGAACTTCAAAGATTGAGGACACACTCAATCAATTCATGCAAGTGTCAATATCCAACCACAAGAGCACCGAAGCTACTATCCGTAACTTGGAGGTGCAAATGGGGCAAATAGGTAAGAGGATGGAGGAGAAATCCGATACAAATTTTGCGGCTAACACTGAAGTTAACCCAAAAGAGCATGTTAAAGCTATTACTACAAGGAGTGGAAAGGTGttagaagagagaaaagaaaagagagatgacgaaaaaagagaagagagtGGAGAGTTAcatgagagaaaagaagagagCATTGAAGAAGATGAGGAGAATGTTGAGGGAGGACATAAAGAAATGGGTGAGAGAGAGAAGAATAAAGGAAAAAGTGTTGAGAAGCCCCTACCTTACCCTAAAATCCATTCTagaaaagagaaggagaagcAATTTGGGCGATTTTTAGACATATTCAAGAAGCTTGAGATTAATATTCCCTTCTCTGAGGCCCTCTAA